The following coding sequences lie in one Lolium perenne isolate Kyuss_39 chromosome 2, Kyuss_2.0, whole genome shotgun sequence genomic window:
- the LOC127333289 gene encoding glutamate receptor 3.4 isoform X1 — protein sequence MGMASALVYAILLYVCIISGGAIADSQNSTNGGISRPTEVRIGALFTFDSVIGRAVKPAIKLAVADVNADPGVLSGTKLTVLMQDTNCSGFVGTIEALQLLAKDVIAVLGPQSSAIAHVVSHAVNELHVPLISFAASDPTLSSLEYPYFVRTTLSDYYQMAAVATIISHYRWREVIAIYVDDDYGRGGITALGDALAKKMSKITYKAKLPPGAGRTAIQDILMQVNEMESRVYIVHVNPDSGLNVFSAAKSLGMMSSSYVWIATDWLSAAIDSSVHANSDAMENTQGVIMLRQHVADSGIQHSLLSKLNGLTRKANSTSLSSYSAHAYDSVWLVAHAVERFLTAGNEVSFSVNQNLQAVKGSNLQLDSLRIFNNGDKLLEKVWQANFTGVSGQVQFTLDRNLIHPAYDILNVAGTGLRTIGYWSNFSGLSVAAPENLHSAPRDSSTSNAQLHGVIWPGQTAEKPRGWVFPYHGKPLRIGVPLRTSYNEFVMQDNGPDGVKGFSVDVFKSAISLLPYPVAYNFVLFGNGLKNPSYGDLVQKVSENYFDAAIGDIAIVTNRTRLVDFTQPYTESGLIIVAPAREIESNAWAFLKPFTFQMWCVLVMLFLFVGAVVWILEHRTNTEFRGTPRQQIMTVCWFSFSTMFFAHRENTSSALGRFVLLVWLFVVLIVNSSYTASLTSLLTVQELTSGIKGLDSLISSSSPIGYQVGSFARNYLVEELNIADSRLVALNSPSDYARALELGSGNGGVSAIIDELPYVEIFLSKYCKFKTVGQVFTKGGWGFAFPRDSPLAEDLSTAILTLSENGNLQRIHDEWLSVRGCDTDDSNISSNSLSLSSFWGLFVVCGLACAIALLIFFWRIFCQYSRYNNQIELEPEIVNRPARLTSIKSLISFVDKREEEVKNALKKKPNVSQQTKIGSTEEQSTLPL from the exons ATGGGGATGGCCTCTGCTCTAGTTTATGCCATCCTTCTCTATGTTtgcattatttccggtggagccaTAGCCGATAGCCAGAATAGCACCAATGGTGGCATCTCGAGGCCGACTGAGGTGCGCATCGGTGCCCTCTTCACATTTGATTCGGTTATCGGGAGGGCAGTGAAGCCGGCTATCAAGCTCGCTGTTGCGGATGTCAATGCTGACCCAGGTGTACTCTCCGGAACAAAACTGACTGTTCTTATGCAGGACACTAATTGCAGTGGCTTTGTTGGAACCATTGAAG CATTGCAGCTTCTCGCCAAGGATGTCATTGCTGTACTAGGTCCACAATCGTCAGCAATTGCTCATGTCGTTTCCCATGCTGTTAATGAACTCCATGTGCCACTTATTTCTTTTGCAGCCTCTGATCCTACCCTTTCTTCCCTTGAATACCCTTACTTTGTGAGGACCACACTAAGTGATTACTACCAAATGGCTGCTGTGGCTACTATCATCAGTCATTACCGATGGAGAGAAGTCATCGCAATCTATGTTGACGATGACTATGGTAGAGGTGGCATCACAGCATTAGGTGATGCCCTTGCAAAAAAGATGTCCAAGATAACGTACAAAGCAAAGTTGCCACCTGGTGCTGGAAGGACTGCAATCCAGGATATCTTGATGCAAGTGAATGAAATGGAGTCACGTGTCTATATTGTCCATGTCAACCCTGACTCTGGTCTGAATGTTTTCTCCGCTGCCAAATCTTTGGGGATGATGAGTAGCAGCTATGTGTGGATTGCAACAGACTGGCTTTCTGCAGCTATAGATTCATCTGTGCATGCCAATTCTGATGCGATGGAAAATACTCAGGGGGTTATTATGCTTCGGCAACATGTTGCTGACTCTGGCATTCAGCATTCCTTGCTTAGCAAACTGAACGGTCTGACTAGAAAAGCAAACAGTACGAGCTTGAGTTCTTACAGTGCGCATGCTTATGACTCTGTATGGTTAGTTGCTCATGCTGTTGAGCGGTTCCTGACTGCAGGGAATGAGGTATCTTTTTCTGTGAACCAAAATTTGCAGGCTGTAAAGGGAAGTAACCTACAGTTAGATTCTCTGAGAATTTTTAACAACGGAGATAAATTACTGGAGAAAGTGTGGCAGGCAAATTTCACAGGAGTTTCTGGCCAAGTACAATTTACTTTGGACAGGAATTTGATCCATCCGGCTTATGATATCCTGAATGTAGCTGGTACAGGTTTAAGAACCATTGGCTATTGGTCAAACTTTTCTGGTCTGTCGGTTGCTGCTCCAGAAAACTTGCATTCAGCACCACGGGACTCCTCAACCAGCAATGCTCAGCTTCATGGTGTCATCTGGCCTGGTCAGACTGCTGAGAAACCCCGTGGTTGGGTGTTTCCTTATCATGGAAAGCCTCTAAGGATTGGAGTACCTCTTCGTACAAGCTACAATGAGTTTGTGATGCAAGACAATGGACCTGATGGAGTAAAGGGATTTTCAGTTGATGTTTTCAAATCTGCAATAAGCTTGTTGCCTTACCCTGTGGCATACAATTTTGTTTTGTTTGGAAATGGTTTGAAGAATCCGAGCTACGGTGACCTTGTTCAAAAGGTTTCTGAAAAT TACTTCGATGCTGCAATAGGGGACATTGCTATTGTGACAAATAGAACAAGACTTGTTGATTTTACCCAGCCGTATACAGAATCAGGTCTCATTATTGTAGCTCCAGCAAGGGAGATTGAATCAAATGCTTGGGCTTTTCTgaaaccattcacctttcaaatgtGGTGTGTTCTAGTTATGCTCTTTCTCTTTGTGGGTGCAGTTGTTTGGATACTTGAACACCGCACTAATACCGAGTTCCGTGGAACCCCAAGGCAACAAATTATGACAGTATGCTG GTTTAGTTTTTCCACCATGTTTTTCGCACACA GAGAAAACACATCTAGTGCACTTGGTAGATTTGTGCTCCTTGTGTGGCTCTTTGTTGTGCTTATTGTTAACTCAAGCTACACGGCAAGCTTGACATCGCTTCTCACAGTTCAGGAACTAACATCAGGGATAAAAGGTCTTGATAGCTTGATCTCTAGTTCAAGTCCAATTGGTTACCAAGTTGGATCTTTTGCCAGAAACTATCTTGTGGAAGAGCTCAATATCGCCGATTCTCGTTTGGTGGCACTGAACAGCCCAAGTGATTATGCTAGAGCGCTAGAGCTAGGGTCAGGAAATGGTGGTGTTTCTGCAATAATCGATGAGCTACCATACGTTGAGATTTTTTTGTCAAAGTACTGCAAATTCAAGACGGTTGGTCAGGTTTTCACAAAAGGCGGATGGGGATTT GCCTTCCCAAGAGATTCCCCTCTCGCTGAGGACTTGTCAACAGCAATCCTTACACTGTCAGAGAATGGCAACCTCCAAAGGATCCACGATGAATGGTTAAGTGTGAGAGGATGTGACACAGATGATAGTAACATTAGCTCTAACTCCTTAAGCCTCTCAAGCTTCTGGGGTCTCTTCGTCGTCTGTGGCCTTGCATGTGCCATTGCTCTCTTAATTTTCTTTTGGCGAATATTTTGTCAGTACAGCAGGTATAATAACCAGATTGAGCTGGAGCCGGAGATTGTAAACCGACCAGCAAGGTTAACTAGCATCAAGTCATTGAtttcttttgtcgataagagggaggaagaagtgaagaatgcTCTCAAGAAAAAGCCTAATGTATCTCAGCAGACAAAGATTGGTAGCACAGAAGAACAATCTACATTACCACTATAA
- the LOC127333289 gene encoding glutamate receptor 3.4 isoform X2: MGMASALVYAILLYVCIISGGAIADSQNSTNGGISRPTEVRIGALFTFDSVIGRAVKPAIKLAVADVNADPGVLSGTKLTVLMQDTNCSGFVGTIEALQLLAKDVIAVLGPQSSAIAHVVSHAVNELHVPLISFAASDPTLSSLEYPYFVRTTLSDYYQMAAVATIISHYRWREVIAIYVDDDYGRGGITALGDALAKKMSKITYKAKLPPGAGRTAIQDILMQVNEMESRVYIVHVNPDSGLNVFSAAKSLGMMSSSYVWIATDWLSAAIDSSVHANSDAMENTQGVIMLRQHVADSGIQHSLLSKLNGLTRKANSTSLSSYSAHAYDSVWLVAHAVERFLTAGNEVSFSVNQNLQAVKGSNLQLDSLRIFNNGDKLLEKVWQANFTGVSGQVQFTLDRNLIHPAYDILNVAGTGLRTIGYWSNFSGLSVAAPENLHSAPRDSSTSNAQLHGVIWPGQTAEKPRGWVFPYHGKPLRIGVPLRTSYNEFVMQDNGPDGVKGFSVDVFKSAISLLPYPVAYNFVLFGNGLKNPSYGDLVQKVSENYFDAAIGDIAIVTNRTRLVDFTQPYTESVVWILEHRTNTEFRGTPRQQIMTVCWFSFSTMFFAHRENTSSALGRFVLLVWLFVVLIVNSSYTASLTSLLTVQELTSGIKGLDSLISSSSPIGYQVGSFARNYLVEELNIADSRLVALNSPSDYARALELGSGNGGVSAIIDELPYVEIFLSKYCKFKTVGQVFTKGGWGFAFPRDSPLAEDLSTAILTLSENGNLQRIHDEWLSVRGCDTDDSNISSNSLSLSSFWGLFVVCGLACAIALLIFFWRIFCQYSRYNNQIELEPEIVNRPARLTSIKSLISFVDKREEEVKNALKKKPNVSQQTKIGSTEEQSTLPL, encoded by the exons ATGGGGATGGCCTCTGCTCTAGTTTATGCCATCCTTCTCTATGTTtgcattatttccggtggagccaTAGCCGATAGCCAGAATAGCACCAATGGTGGCATCTCGAGGCCGACTGAGGTGCGCATCGGTGCCCTCTTCACATTTGATTCGGTTATCGGGAGGGCAGTGAAGCCGGCTATCAAGCTCGCTGTTGCGGATGTCAATGCTGACCCAGGTGTACTCTCCGGAACAAAACTGACTGTTCTTATGCAGGACACTAATTGCAGTGGCTTTGTTGGAACCATTGAAG CATTGCAGCTTCTCGCCAAGGATGTCATTGCTGTACTAGGTCCACAATCGTCAGCAATTGCTCATGTCGTTTCCCATGCTGTTAATGAACTCCATGTGCCACTTATTTCTTTTGCAGCCTCTGATCCTACCCTTTCTTCCCTTGAATACCCTTACTTTGTGAGGACCACACTAAGTGATTACTACCAAATGGCTGCTGTGGCTACTATCATCAGTCATTACCGATGGAGAGAAGTCATCGCAATCTATGTTGACGATGACTATGGTAGAGGTGGCATCACAGCATTAGGTGATGCCCTTGCAAAAAAGATGTCCAAGATAACGTACAAAGCAAAGTTGCCACCTGGTGCTGGAAGGACTGCAATCCAGGATATCTTGATGCAAGTGAATGAAATGGAGTCACGTGTCTATATTGTCCATGTCAACCCTGACTCTGGTCTGAATGTTTTCTCCGCTGCCAAATCTTTGGGGATGATGAGTAGCAGCTATGTGTGGATTGCAACAGACTGGCTTTCTGCAGCTATAGATTCATCTGTGCATGCCAATTCTGATGCGATGGAAAATACTCAGGGGGTTATTATGCTTCGGCAACATGTTGCTGACTCTGGCATTCAGCATTCCTTGCTTAGCAAACTGAACGGTCTGACTAGAAAAGCAAACAGTACGAGCTTGAGTTCTTACAGTGCGCATGCTTATGACTCTGTATGGTTAGTTGCTCATGCTGTTGAGCGGTTCCTGACTGCAGGGAATGAGGTATCTTTTTCTGTGAACCAAAATTTGCAGGCTGTAAAGGGAAGTAACCTACAGTTAGATTCTCTGAGAATTTTTAACAACGGAGATAAATTACTGGAGAAAGTGTGGCAGGCAAATTTCACAGGAGTTTCTGGCCAAGTACAATTTACTTTGGACAGGAATTTGATCCATCCGGCTTATGATATCCTGAATGTAGCTGGTACAGGTTTAAGAACCATTGGCTATTGGTCAAACTTTTCTGGTCTGTCGGTTGCTGCTCCAGAAAACTTGCATTCAGCACCACGGGACTCCTCAACCAGCAATGCTCAGCTTCATGGTGTCATCTGGCCTGGTCAGACTGCTGAGAAACCCCGTGGTTGGGTGTTTCCTTATCATGGAAAGCCTCTAAGGATTGGAGTACCTCTTCGTACAAGCTACAATGAGTTTGTGATGCAAGACAATGGACCTGATGGAGTAAAGGGATTTTCAGTTGATGTTTTCAAATCTGCAATAAGCTTGTTGCCTTACCCTGTGGCATACAATTTTGTTTTGTTTGGAAATGGTTTGAAGAATCCGAGCTACGGTGACCTTGTTCAAAAGGTTTCTGAAAAT TACTTCGATGCTGCAATAGGGGACATTGCTATTGTGACAAATAGAACAAGACTTGTTGATTTTACCCAGCCGTATACAGAATCAG TTGTTTGGATACTTGAACACCGCACTAATACCGAGTTCCGTGGAACCCCAAGGCAACAAATTATGACAGTATGCTG GTTTAGTTTTTCCACCATGTTTTTCGCACACA GAGAAAACACATCTAGTGCACTTGGTAGATTTGTGCTCCTTGTGTGGCTCTTTGTTGTGCTTATTGTTAACTCAAGCTACACGGCAAGCTTGACATCGCTTCTCACAGTTCAGGAACTAACATCAGGGATAAAAGGTCTTGATAGCTTGATCTCTAGTTCAAGTCCAATTGGTTACCAAGTTGGATCTTTTGCCAGAAACTATCTTGTGGAAGAGCTCAATATCGCCGATTCTCGTTTGGTGGCACTGAACAGCCCAAGTGATTATGCTAGAGCGCTAGAGCTAGGGTCAGGAAATGGTGGTGTTTCTGCAATAATCGATGAGCTACCATACGTTGAGATTTTTTTGTCAAAGTACTGCAAATTCAAGACGGTTGGTCAGGTTTTCACAAAAGGCGGATGGGGATTT GCCTTCCCAAGAGATTCCCCTCTCGCTGAGGACTTGTCAACAGCAATCCTTACACTGTCAGAGAATGGCAACCTCCAAAGGATCCACGATGAATGGTTAAGTGTGAGAGGATGTGACACAGATGATAGTAACATTAGCTCTAACTCCTTAAGCCTCTCAAGCTTCTGGGGTCTCTTCGTCGTCTGTGGCCTTGCATGTGCCATTGCTCTCTTAATTTTCTTTTGGCGAATATTTTGTCAGTACAGCAGGTATAATAACCAGATTGAGCTGGAGCCGGAGATTGTAAACCGACCAGCAAGGTTAACTAGCATCAAGTCATTGAtttcttttgtcgataagagggaggaagaagtgaagaatgcTCTCAAGAAAAAGCCTAATGTATCTCAGCAGACAAAGATTGGTAGCACAGAAGAACAATCTACATTACCACTATAA